Below is a genomic region from Primulina tabacum isolate GXHZ01 unplaced genomic scaffold, ASM2559414v2 Contig540, whole genome shotgun sequence.
TAGGTAACAATGATACTATTTTGAGAATGAAGTAGCTTGGACGGGTTAGTTATTCATGTAAGTTGTCTTTGGAGTGGAATTTGGAGATGCCTGATCGGATCAAAATCATCTCTGGCTGAAAATCTTGCCTGCCATGATTTGAAACACCAAATCGACTGTTAGTGCTGCCATTTAACCTCTTATCATAGTCACAGAGGCAGCTGGATATTTTATGgctgatcatatcaaactttttAAATGATTTGCCACCTATTACGATGAGACTTAACTATGAATACTAATATTATACATTCTCAATTTTTCAGATTAGGGAGCTGACAGACAATGTCCAACTTATATTGGATGCTTTGCGAGCTTCGAATGTGGTGGAAATACAGGTGAAATGTATCGCATATTTGATCTTCGCAATACCACTTTTCTTATAGTAAATCTTTTACTAGTAGTGTAGTCCAAAATTTTACTGAAAAAACAAGTGAATATGCGATTAACTTATGAGCAAAATCTGTTAATATCCCCTTTTCAGCTTTCTCATGCGACTTGTTCTATATATCTATAGACTTGTTATCCTTTGGGTATTTTGTAGACATTTCATCCCACGACATGCACTTTAGATAGAGTATTGGTGGTTTCTAACTCATCTAGgcgattttttttcttactcttgcagGGAGAAAAGGTGAGGAGGAAGGGTAATTGGAGAAAATGGATAATGCCAACCTTCTTGTATTCTACATGATCAAGTCCTCAATTTCTTTAATGAGCAATATAGGTTAAGAAGTAAAATCATTGAACGAGGAAACAACTGGTTCTTTAgtggtttttttaaaatacaattgtGCATTTTACGATGTCCTTTTACCAAGTACTCTattttgccaaaaatattaatttccgtcaaaatgttatttctaaaaaaagaaaagatatatcattaatattgaaatatatgtactacaataaatgataatttcaattattgtttgtattgattatatcaattcatttagttcaaatttgaatttaattcatttttatattaattcaaatataattattatattatatattttattcaaattgaaactaaactttattgaaaatataaactaaattaaaaatttttacattgattatatcaatcaatttaatttgtgatatgatttgtgttactatgatatatttaatttttattacaaactgtataaataaattttaaacacaaATGATtacaatgtatatatatatatataattttgatatcctGCACACCTACGTGCACACCTctgtgagcaccgatgaggtgtcacTCATCCATTCGATgtgtaatttttctatatttcatcacatccaatagATGAGTGACCTCGTCGGTGCTCACAAAGTGTGTACGGTAGGTGTGCAGgatatcaaaattaattatatgtgtgtgtactgtaataaatgatcactttaattattgtttgcattgattatatcaattcatttaattcaattttgaatttatttaatttttgtattaattcaaatgtaatttatgtattatatgttttttattttttactcaaattgaaACTAATCGAAGATAGCCTAAATTGGGGCAATCCATGGTATTTTTCGATTTCTAGATAATTCAATGTTAAGTGTTGTACAATTATGCCAAGGAAATGGGAATCATGCTGGCTGCGGATCAACTTTTGAAAACTAGATAGATATCGAGCACATaattaaacaagaataaaatgttataaaatattttgaaatatatttatacagatggatttatttatatttcgagcatgttttagtttgatatttttGAGTATAAGAATAATGTGGGAGCatgttttagtttgatatttcGGAGAATATATCACCCAAATAAATCATATACTCTTGCTAATATACTATCctccaaaaattagatttacTAGTATTTATCCATTATATACTATCCTCCAAAAATTAGATTAACTTATGAGCAAAATCTGTTAATATCCCCTTTTCAGCTTTCTCATCCGTCTTgttctatatatctatatatcctTTGGGTATTTTGTAGACATTTCATCCCACAACATGCACTTTAGAGAGCATCGGTGCTTTCTAACTTATCTAGGCGatttttttcttactcttgcagGGAGGAAAGGTGAGGAGGAAGGGAAGGAGAAAATGGATAATTCCAACCATCATGTTTCCTACCGGATCAAGTCCTCATTCTCTCAATATTTCTAGTCTGCATATACATGATGAAAAGACAAACACGTAGTTTCTAGCGATACTATTATCATAGGTGGGGACTTTGAACACACAACAACTATATTTTAGGCTTTTCAGAGTTTGTGGTGGTCTCTAACTCATCTAGgcgattttttttcttactcttgcagGTAGAATAGGTGAGTAGGAAGGGTTACTGGAGAAAATGGATAATGCCAACTATCCTGTATTCTACAGGATCAAGTCCTCAATCTCTCAATATTTCTAATCtgcatatacatgataaaaaGACTAACACAATTTCTAGCTATATTTTAGCCACCGTCGGAAGATATTGGTTTACTTCCACTTATTTCTTATAGTCGTTGGTAATTTAGTTGGATTCGTGATTGTCCAGAGTCTATtgcctctctttttttttattttttttccccagaaacatcttatattatatTGAAATATTGGATATGAATATTTTCTGTTTGGTTtttatgtaatttatttttACTAATTGCATCTTTATCACTGCGAAAATTATagatattttcaataaaatatatttgaaaatctatAAAGTAAgactaaagaaaatatttcatctaACCCACATAGCGATTAATGTGTGGCCACGagcattaaataatatattttttgttataataTAAATTGTTACGGTGAAAATAGTTTGAATCATACTCAAAATTAGTTTACTACGTACGTTTTGGTTTTGAGccgagtatgatatttttgaaattatatatataatggatCAACACTAgtaaatctaatttttggagGATAGTATATTAGCAAGAGTAAATGATTTATTTGGTGATATATACTCCgaaatatcaaactaaaacaAGCTCCAACATTATTCAAGCTCaatatcaaactaaaacatgctcgaaatataaataaatccatctgtacaaatatatttcaaaatattttataacatttattcttgtttAATTACGTGCTCGATATCTATCTAGTTTTCAAAAGTTGATCCGCAGCCAGCATGATTCCCATTTCCTTGGAATAATTGTACAACACTTaacattgaattttcttgaaatcGAAAAATACCATGAATTGCTCCCATTTAGGCTATATTCGACTAGTCGTTTAACAGAAGCTTTCGAGCGTGAACAGTGAGGTGCACTGGGCAAGTGCGTGCGTGCGTGCATGCATTGCAAGGCTAAGCGTGCTTGTCTTCGGACGATAACCCCTCGAACGAGGGCTTGCAACTTCACCAGACTTTTCTGAATGCCTTTCTAGCCTGTATAAATATATGCAAACATGCATTATGTTATCATAAGTAATATGGTTTAGGGCATGTTTGTCCAATAAGTCTgaccaaaatagattttgatTATCTGTTTATTAAAAGTAGGAATTACTAAAAATTTGTCATTGTCCGTATTTGGAATCATTTTTTCGCCTGAGTGCTGCCATGTTTTCAAACGTATGGATAATATTCAATACTATGTTATGAGATACAAAGGAAGACAAGTTATTACATTAAGAACAAATTTTGACtcataaaataatcaaatttcaatTCAAGCCAACTTACAAGATCATTTTCGTCTTTTCTAACAAAattctctctatatatatatgtttgcgcGCGAATAAGTAAGACAACCATATCTTCTCTTGACAAGAAATCTGTACCCATAGTCTCTTCATACAAGATGTTGCTTTCATTGCTGAATCTTCCTTTTGTTGTGTTGTGCACAATCACAATACTAGAATCGCTTTCGTGATCGGATGATGATCGTTGGAAAAGTTTTTTCACGACGATTCGAGATAGAGGTTTTTTCCGTTTCCTGTAATGAAACCCATTTGGCTGTCGGCTTTGAGATTTAAGAATTGTTAAATGTTGGGACTATTCAAGAGTAGAGAGGGGAATGAGTTGAGTGGGTAGCATGTTCTTCTATCATCGTGCATGGATGAATTGTTTGGGTCTTTTGTCGTGTATCTCTCGCAAAATACCTATATTGCCCTTGCTAAACACGTTTGTTTTGGATTTCACGGTGGTTCTTAGTTCATATTTCAGGTATGGAACTGAAATTTGAATCAAGAAAGATTTTAAAGTTTGAAATCGGTCATTTTTTTTGTAGGGAAAAAATAAACTTTTCGATCTATTAACTTGTTACATTTTGAGTTTTGATcgactaaatatttaaaattttactttagtataacttcaaataaattgctaacaataccgaattttttttgtaaagattgaattattatatattttttttttgaaaagattGAATTAGTTTTGGTCTTATCAATGACATGTATTTTGGACCTTCATACAGAAGTAATTGCGTAACTATGCAATATtttgtgaaaagtaaaaataatttcaacgtCTCGATACCATAAAGATTTGAAGTTGTTTTAAGAACAAATATGCATTTGGACATATATTTAAAAtcgtttttataattaaaaagtaGTATGTTTCTTTTTATCGTTACCTTTatttctaaaaatataaaaaaaaactctcAATTGTTCTTTGTAGAACacctttttaaaatatttcacaaaaaatttatccaaacacatgcttttattttttatttgtaaaatactaaaaatatttgctcagCCGAGCCTTAATTTGTTTTGGTTCAGAAAATGTAGTTGAGATAATTTTctcctaatttttattttcgattccttgaaaaaaaaaaaaaaaaagaaccgcTAATAAGATGAATAtactttttttaaagaaattattgCAAAATGAATGATAATGCATTTTTTCAAATCCAAAAAGTAAACAGTATAAAGTTGACTGTCCTACTTACGTAGTATTCTATCGATCATGTATGTATGGATTGGGAGGAGGACTCTCCATTCTCATTGATAATCATAAAAAGTACTTTCATTTTATCTCTTTAGCTTAGGaaagttctttaaaaaaactAGCTTTCTCACGGACTTGTAGCCAATTTTagaattctcaaatttttcaTATGATTGAATTGAAATGGTAGTTTGATTGCTCACTTTCTTGTTAGCCATTGGAGTGTGAGAGATTTTTTTCATTACATGGTAAACAGGTGATTTCGATTGTCATAAAAGATAATCTGAAATCCGatgttataaattaaaatacttacacttaatagatttttttttaaaaaaaaaacaagaacaaaGAGTTACACCAGATGAGCGTTAAAATTAAAATGGTTAGAAAGTGCAAAGCATGGTTGTGAATGAAGTGAAAatcaagcaagaaaaattgaactTTATTGATAATAAACTATGGAACAATATTTATAAATGAATAagaatgaaaatatattatgcGCCTGTACTAATTTGCATAATTTACGATGATTTATAGGAATAGTCAAATTATCCACGTCATACAAGATGGATACGATACAATGCCATGTAACAACACAACTAGTGATGATAAAGAAAATACTAATAGCAAACAAACATTGTGTGTACGTAGGATCTGTGAGGGAATACAAACCACacctcaaaattttctttacaaaatcGTGATCAAGCGCAGAGACCGAACACGAAAGATGTTGCTCAGAAAACATACATAGAGCTGCACCTAGCCAATCTAAAACTACGGATTTATTGAACAAATAGAGAGGCCGTATACGAGTAAGAGGATATCATCAAGCTGGtgtttctcgccgtacaaaaaGAGCATCAAAATACTCTTCTACACAACGGGCAAGAACCGTGTCTCACCAGCCAAGAGTCGATGCAAGGTAGATGAAACAAGTGGTGACAATGAGGTAAACTTCGCACGGTCTCCCCTAGCTGAAAGTCCTGCGTATATTTAAAGCATGGGACAGATTCTTCTAAATCAGTTCAACTTGTCGATAAAAGAAGTCTATATACAAAGAGCTCAAATGTTGGGAACGTCTTCAAATGTTGTTTCTACAGCTCCCATCTGATTAACGAAGAAAATGTCGGGAACGTCTTCAAATGTTGTTTCTACAGCTCCCATCTGATTAACGAAGAAAATTTCGTAAgtcaaaaaagtaaaaatactgTCATCCCTATTTCAAAGAAAAGCAATCGAGCAGCATAATACCTGACTTTGCACGGCACTTAGCATAGCTGGACCAATACGCTCGCGGACAAGTCTGCCACTTAGAAGGCTCACTACACATCAATCTGTACAGTCAGATTATTAGCTCCAAACTCAATCAGATTACTAAACATGCTAAATCTCGAAGATTGAATGCCAGAATTATCACGTCTGCAATTGAATAGTATTGACTCAAGATTATTAATCCATTCAATAGATAAGACTTACCAAATACAGGAGACACTGTATCCCAGATTCATCGGACTGCCACAAAATAAGTGATGATTCAAAGACTTCGATGGAGTAAACAGCACCGGATATGGCACCAACCGAAGCCCCTCTAACAAATCCACTTTCTGTCTCTTGGCCAATAAGCGCTCCAGTCATTGCTCCCAATATGGTACCAACTGCATAGCAGGGACAGCTCCTTCATTAGCATAAAGAATAATTCGAGAGAAAGTACTACTAAAGATCAAATCCCTCTAAAATTCGGTAGTCGCTGCGTGAGACGTTtctgaaaaaaataatcataaggtGATTGAAAAATCACCTTTAATCAACTCCAAAAACCTATACAGCACAAAATTCACATCCAAAATCCTACACCACACAATCacaaagaaaatgaaaactGCATCCTTGGGGTTCTCAGTATGAATGATGGTTTTCTTCACATTCTCTGTCACCCAAGGTCCAAACATAgcctaaaattataatttctttaaatgTTCTAAATCCCCAAATATGCTGAAAACCCCCAATTTGCGGGACATAGCAaaaacctaaaccctaaaacaaTAAAAACCACGGGAGAACAAATCAATGTTAAGGAAAAAACACATTATAATTATGGGGGGGTGAAACCACCAAACCCCTTGAATCGTGATAACCCACCTGCATTAGAAGCGTACGATCAAACCAAAATCAAGAAATTGAATCTACAACCACTCAAaccaaatggttccaatatgttGTTTGTACTTAAGAAGTCTACTGCAAACAAAAAATGTTGAaacatattggaaccatttgcaGCAAGGGAGGTGGAAAAGGAGTGTGGATTGGCAGTCCTCACTCACCCAAGGCACCTAAGCATGGCCCTCGTCCCCCTTCTCGTCTAAAATGCACTGAGATGCGCCAAATTGCAGCTGTCTCTTCCAAGAATCCCCATTTTCTTCAAAATGTTTGGTGCCATCCTTTTTGCCGAAACCTGTCTGCAAATCCTTGGCTTCTAATAGAGCCCTATTCTACGAGGATGAACTGTGCCAAGCGGTTGCGCAAAACAATCTTCGTTGATTTTTGCTGTTTTCTGGTATTATTTTTGTTCCATATATGTGTATAGCTAGAACATTGGCATGATTGCTTTTGGTATAGTTTCTGGAGATTTGGAGTAGGCCCGCCTGGTGAAATTTTTCTAGTCAGTTTAGGTGCTTGTGAATTTTGGGGCCTAAAGATTCTGTTGTCATAGGAAATCCGCCGAATCAATAAGTGGTTGAACTTCTAGAACTTAAATATATCTTGACCGTTGAATTACTGTTTGAACAGTCTAAAACACCCTGTGGATCACCAACTACTGCACCAACGTCGAACTGGTTCCAGGAtacatcaaatcctgcatcaacgTCCAATCTTAGTGGATTTGGAGAAAGAGGTTTTCAAACAAAAAAACTTCTTCGGAAGTCATCTAACAAAGATATTGCCCAATCGATTCTGAATTCTCCCAACCGATTATAATGTGCTAGTGCATTAGTAGGGACAATAGATCTAACACAGTAGTCGATTTCAACTGGTTAATAAGACAAGAcgaatctttaaaatatttatttcatttcatgTTTTCTTATTCTATTAGGGGTGTTTGGTACAAGTGATGAgaataaatgattaattatGCTATAGATAATCAAACATTATGTGATACTATTAAGATTGTTTGGTTCAACATTTTGAATATGTGATTAGCTTTTAAATATTGAGtgagtctcatgtgagaccgtcccaCGGATCATAatccgtgagacgggtcaactctccatttcacaataaaaagtatactcttagcataaaaagtaatactcttagcataaaagtaatacttttcatgggtaacccaaataagagatccgtctcacaaatacgacccgtgagaccgtctcacacaagtttttgcgtattaataaatttaatattatacccTTGTTAAGTTTACTTATTTGTTGTGCTCAAAGCAATACATAAtattagataataataataataatgttaataatGACGATATTAATAATCTTTGAATTATATGtgtaaatatcataaaattaaatataataaaaataaaaatattattgataagCATAACCAAcattaaaatttagtttttattatttattaaaatatatcaaataaattattttttcaaaataaaaatatatctttatattttttaaagtttaaatcaaattaaataataatgatatatattaaatatcagGATCGACATCTAACGTACAacattctaaaataaatttttattcaaggcaaaaacttgtgtgagacggtctcatgggtcgtatttttgagacggatctctatttgggtcatccatgaaaaagtattattttttatgctaagagtattacttttattgtgaatatgagtagggttgacccgtctcacagattaagatccgtgagacggtctcacataagACTCACTctttattcaataaataattaacactCTAAGAAATAAGAGGagaaaaatgtaatttattaagttttgatagTGTATCTCACTTGATTgttagattaataatcaaatagttatctaaaaaattggatcttaaatcggatcaaaatgattattaaaacatcttaaaattttaaaaatattggatAAGTGTTTGACTATTAATCTATCATTGTTTAATCCACTCAACCAAACACACCCTTAGAATATACTTTGAACCTTtcctattttaaattgattttccaTAAACAAAGAACATTTTCATTTACCTAAGAATACAGAGAGAGGGATTCATTTCCTTGTACTAAAATTGTGCTATGATAACGGTacggtttatattttgttttaagaGGCACTTTAGGTTTTGTATTTCATGATTCCGGGACAAATatacaatatttaataaaaatattaccaCCGCTAATTTTTAAATGGATGAGCTTATTGAGGACTTCTGAAAACATGTCTTTGATATTTTCTTATATAGAAAATTGAACacttaaatgagtttataatgacaTAAAATGCACTCTTATAAAAATCGGTTTtgccattttcataaaataagagCAAATACGAAGTATTTGTTAGTTGATATAAGAGTTCGTTATGTTGTGGCGTTTACATGTGCATGAGATGTGATAGAATAATATTAGATACAATCATCAACAGGAACAAAAAAATAAGTGATATTTAGAACAAAATGCTACGTGTGTACCATGAATAATCTTATACGACAAAAATCAACTCTTGAACATGTTGAAATCACCTCTATATTCTAGATAGCAGTGCATAGATGAATCAGACCATAATAATAATTCTTAGGGTTGAACTAGTGACAAATACTTGTAGAGCCAattttttctaataattttttgggCTTGAATCAATTAGTACATAAATTATTTAGAACAATTATTACAtgtcaattgaaaaaaaatctatttagtTTAACGTAGATTTctatcatgatttttatttaattaaaagaatATTTTTGTCAATTGATTTAGAATGATTAAAGCAAATTATAATCTCTATATTATCTAAGAACAGAAGTAACACTCATGTTCTTATTCTcaccatattttcaaattttgaacatCCAATCCttatctatatttttgaaagtatAGTTATGTTatacattaattattatatttaaagtaTGGTATTAAAGATAAATCGGctatttttttaggaaaaaattaatatgacaatagtaaatattttattcttatttagattattatttttttagtaattttagagtaagttttttgtttttatctAATCTTGtatttgagttttatttaattctatcaaaattttctagCAAAAAGTTAATGTGAAacaatttgaaatacaaagataaGATCTTCTTAATGATAATTTGGAGATAAATTATATCATCACCAtatgtcaaaattttaaaagtaaaacttgATATAAATCACCTTATaaatcattaaagatttttcgatttttaaaaacataggcTTTGTTTTTATAAAAAAGATATCGGATTTTAAATATCGATTATTTtacttctttgtttttttttttcgagatataaaatattatttgttccgatataaataaataaaattaacctTTATTTTTTATCTTGATACTAAATACGTATATCCTAATTAAATCCGAGCTGTAATTATATTTGTCGTAGGAAACTAATTCCCCGCTTCATTGCTCTATATATATGCGGGGAGACTAGAACACTGCACTTTTATTTGCTTCCGAACAAGAAAACGGGCGGAGATAGGCGATTTCGATTTCGAGTGGGAATTTTTGGGTTTTCTTTAATCGATTCGATTGTGTTGGTGGGTTTGATGTTCAGTTGCCTGACCTATTTTTTTGTTTCTGCAATGGCTACTGCTTCTGACTCCTCCGCCTCTGTTCAATCTGTAAATTCTGTTATTGATCGCCATTCACGGCTCGCGTCGCCTTGTTCATGTTCGAGTATCTCTGATCAGAAGCACGTTTTGCCTTCTGAAATTTTCCTAAACCAATTAATCGCACCACCTGCTAGTTTCTTGGCCGAGGATGGTCAGGCTGAGGGAAGTGAGAATGTTGGTGTAACCAAGAAGTGTGTTTGGAACAATCCTGCTAATGGTGTTGCTCCGCAGGTTGGTGCTTTGATGGGGACAGCATCTTGGCCTGATTTCTCCAAATCAGCTCGTGCTTCCACGAAGGCTTCTTCGAGTTCGACTGATTCTCTTGAAGAACTCTCTCACGAACCAATCATTCTGTCACAGGTTTTATTTCTGTCATTGTTGTTCTCTATATTTTGGCCCTTTTAATCTACCTGTTCAATTTATCTGATGTTCTTAGTTGCTTGGGTTTATTATATATGCTTCTAGTGCTATTATGAACTCGATGATCAAGTTTTCGTACAAGTTAGACTGCTTTCCTTACGAAATTTTCTTTTTGTGAATAATAGGGGACGTCAGTTGACTCTTGGTCTTCACAGGAAGTAGCAACAAATTCAGCTTCGAACCATGAATTCCTATCCGCCAGTGTTCTCCGGAGCTAGGTGGTGACAGGACAAGTCACAGAAACATAACAGCCAACGGCAGCTTTTCTCAAGCACCAAATTCACACAGTTCTGTGGTTGAAGCGTCTCCTTTTAAGCCAGTGAAGTCCAGCATCTCTTCGGGGGTATCTCCTAGGGACAACACACGTTGGGATGTTGGACAGAGAGGAGGATCTCACAGTGGGCATGAGCCACACCATCCGCGTGGTCCTTTTAGAAGGAACAACAGTGGACCGCAACTTCAAGGGAATGGTTCTTCTAATCATGGCCATGGTAGCAAACGATACCAGGAACGTTGGATTGATGATTGGAGCTATAACCATCAATCTTTTGGCAGCAGAGTAAACCTTGCACCCCAGCAGAGTGTC
It encodes:
- the LOC142534473 gene encoding la-related protein 1C-like, encoding MATASDSSASVQSVNSVIDRHSRLASPCSCSSISDQKHVLPSEIFLNQLIAPPASFLAEDGQAEGSENVGVTKKCVWNNPANGVAPQVGALMGTASWPDFSKSARASTKASSSSTDSLEELSHEPIILSQCSPELGGDRTSHRNITANGSFSQAPNSHSSVVEASPFKPVKSSISSGVSPRDNTRWDVGQRGGSHSGHEPHHPRGPFRRNNSGPQLQGNGSSNHGHGSKRYQERWIDDWSYNHQSFGSRVNLAPQQSVASRPFIRGPVSSAPFIPPPPPVDASSFTYFALGPHPGSPGHMPMFPYAPMSSPIPDPHLPSKIVKQIDYYLDTYLRQKMDVDGWVPINLIASFKKIRELTDNVQLILDALRASNVVEIQGEKIRELTECPTYTGCFASFECGGNTGRKSEKEG